The stretch of DNA aaatttaacaaaaaaagaaaatataaacaaataaaaaaccaACATAGATGAATTCCAGCTTTCCCCATTTCTCTCTTACTCTGCTTGCTCCAACATTTTTGTGTTGGGCCTGTTGAGTATATACCAAAACCCAAACCAATATGGAAAGCCCAATAGATAGATAACTACCGTTGCTTTTTTAGCATCCCAATGGATCCTTACTAGGCcggttgaaaattaaaatgtcacCAAGTAGGAGTAATGCTACTTGGCCACTCTTAATGCCACCCTTAGTGCCACCCAAGAGATATGGCGATATTTTGGTGTTACGTGGTCGGAGGGCAAGAAGGTAGGTCTTCAAACTGAGAACACGAAGCAACAAAACGGAGAGAGGACGCACGAATTCAAAAAACCAGACAAGCAAATAGTAGATGGAAGAGGTGGGTGGTTACCTTTATATTGCTCTCGTCTAAAGCATCGGACAGACAAGAGCCACCCATCACTTACTATTGGCTAGGATCGTGTTGCGCACTTGGCACTCAAGTAATAAGCTGGTGCCTTCCTGTCCGCGACGTCCCATTTCCCAAACCTGACGCCTCGAGCCTCGAGGCTACACACGCTGTCAGAATCTCGATGAAGGTTGCTCCCATCATTGAATGCAGGCCGTGTCCCGGCAATCAAGTGTTCAGGCTCTTCCAATATTTCGATCACGAACCATTTACACCCGCCTCAGCTTCACCTCGGAAGACCTTCCCAGCCACACCACATGGCCAAGATAGCCATCCCACCTTGGTCGTACCTGCAAAAACCATAGAAGTCACTCGTCCTATAAGCCACCCATAGTCGGCCAGAGGGATAAAACGTCTCACGTTTGGATTATCACCTTAGCTAGCACAACTCGAAACTCGGCTGCTCAACTACCAAAGACTCCATCCTTCAACCACGGCCCGAGCAAGTTCGGTCTGACTGCGTAACTAAAGAAATGCGAGATGAGAGGCAAAATGCGCGATGAAAGGCAAAATCCGCAAGAACATCCAAAAGCCCGAAGAATAGTAAGATAATAAATCGTCGTACCAAGCAaagtatattttattcataacaaAAGAATCCCATCGTAACCACTTACACAAAGGTTTCCCAACTTACTCTAGAGTTATTATAACGAGATCAAGGGTTGATGGGGCTGGGAGCAGGCTCGGATACATGCACGTCGGTGGAAGCAACAAGATCGGAAAAAGAACCTAGCAACTCTATCAGGGTCACGTCGATCATCCGGGACTAAGTCCACGATCCGGCCATCAACAACCTTCTTGAAGGGGCCGCATGGTGAGAGATCGGCCTTAGGATGGAGCACTTGGACTTGAGACGAGGCCGATAAGAACCCCTCCAGAAACTTATCCACGGCCTCACCCTTAAGGCACTCCACCACGACAGCTAGCTTCCTTAATTTTTTTGCCTCTTTTCGAGCAGCAGCTTCAGCAATATCCAACCTCCCTTGTAAGGCATTTTGTTCCCCCTAGGCTTGGTCCCGTTGCGCCAGTCATTTCTACGTGGTGTTCTCATGATAAGCGGCCAAGGCTTCAACGTCTTCAGCTCTTTTCCAGAGAGACTTCATCTCGGCAGTGGCCATCTCCCTCTCTCGTTCATCCGCAACCTTGCAGACCCCCCTAAGCCTTTTCAACCGAGCCTGGGTCTCCACCTCCAAGGTCCAACAAACATCTGTAGGACAAAGACTTTGTCTCTCGACCCAGCAACACAGGCCTTTGAGTCCCAAGGCCATCTGCCTCTCACGATTAATGAGAAATGCAATATGCTCCTTGATGAAGTTGCTGAGGCGAAACTCCTTACTCCAGAGACTCTTGGGATCAGATTCATCGTTATCCCAGCCCCATAGAGCAAGCCCGTCTGGAGCCCGACCCGCACTCAAGGGCTGCTCGACCAAACCCAGTGATTACTCGGCAACACCCGATGTTGGCCCTGTGACGAAAGACGATAATTTGGCACCTAGTGTTGAAGTCCTTGGACTCCTCAATGTTTCTTCCTCGACGACTGAGCTCAAGGTCCTTGGAAGCTCCCGCGCCTCTTGATCAGCGACCAAGACCGAGGTCACTGGAACCTCGGTCCGCTCCCCCCAGTTAGCTTTCGCCTCTTTAGCGACGCTAGCGGGATCTCTTCAGCGTCAAGATACTCCTCCTCTAGCAGAAAAACTGGAATGTTTAGTGCAATCGTCCCGGTAGAGGTCTGGGATGCAATCGTGCTCTCCGTTGGACGACCTTTGGGTGATCGGGCACTCTTCCCTTTAACAGTCTTCTCGGTCCCTTTTTGACCCAATTTGAAAATCGGCCCAGCAGCCCCTTTCACCTGCACCCGACGTTGAACCTCCTCCTTGAACATCCCTAAAGTCGTGGTCCCTGAGACAATCAAGGCAGATTGGCATAAGTAACAATAGGTGAAGACCACGCAAGACAAACGTCAACCAAAGGCACGAGGAACTTACGCATGTACTCTGCTAGCTTCTTTGGGTCATCCCCAAGCTCTACGAGTTTAGTCGACTTTAACTGTGGGGAGAAAGTAAGGAGATCCACTAAGACTTGTCCTTCCAGAACCAAATTCGCGTATTCAATATTGGACAGGATGGTCGGCTCGCGCTGCCGAAACAGGGGGCACTTCGGATGCCTGTTAGTCTCCAAGAAAAAAGGAAACTCTTTTTCGGTCGAGGCCACCTTGAAGAAATCGGACTTGAAGTGCTTATACAAACTATCGTATAGCTTTAACCATCCTTTTCCTCGAAGTTTGTTCAAGGACAACCAACTGCCTTTGC from Diospyros lotus cultivar Yz01 chromosome 6, ASM1463336v1, whole genome shotgun sequence encodes:
- the LOC127803436 gene encoding uncharacterized protein LOC127803436, which codes for MSDRSLCMRHSSRVFNCQPLSEFQGLIISMLHVDPTQLHLNNWAFVRAFEVLCSFLSLEPGLGVFFYHFQWKGAGKGSWLSLNKLRGKGWLKLYDSLYKHFKSDFFKVASTEKEFPFFLETNRHPKCPLFRQREPTILSNIEYANLVLEGQVLVDLLTFSPQLKSTKLVELGDDPKKLAEYMRTTTLGMFKEEVQRRVQVKGAAGPIFKLGQKGTEKTVKGKSARSPKGRPTESTIASQTSTGTIALNIPVFLLEEEYLDAEEIPLASLKRRKLTGGSGPRFQ